ACAAACAGGATGCCATTTCTTCCTGTGTTAACCACCTGAATGTCTTCAGCATGCTCAAAGGGTAGCTTGCAGACATCTTTCACAATTCCATTTTCAAAATACACAAGTTGCTGATTTGAAGTTGCTGCAACCACAGCACATTTCAGCAAATGGTCGTCTTTTTCAGCCGAAAGCACCAAAACACACTGTGCAATGGGAATATAAGGATGAGGTAAAATAGCAGCGCCATTAAACACCTGCCCATACCAAGGAAAGTAGCCGACTACTTGGTTTGTTGGATGGTTATTTGGTAACTGTTCTGGACGACTTTGCAGCCCAAGAACAAAAATGTGTCCTTTGGGGATGGGAAGCTCTCCAAAAATACAATGAGATATTTCTATGGGTATTTGTTTAACCCCTTCTGCATGGATGGATGTGTAAAAAATCCTGTTCTCGTGACACCACAACACTGTGGGACCCTGAAGGATGCACACGCTGTCTTGCATTTCGTAGGAGAGTTTAAATTCAATGCAGGGCTCCAGGCAGTTTAAGCTGCTCAGCGTGAAAAGACGATAAACGAATTTATCGCCTTTCACTCTCTTCTTTGACACCAAAACACAAGGTGTTCTAGCTCTCTTCTGGACATCTGTGACACATTTGCATGTCGCAATCTCTACTTTGTCTGTTGTTTTCCTGCTGATGACGACTGACCCTTCTGCTGCCTTCAGGAACGCGTTGCCTCGAGGTTCAAAGAAAAACCTGCGAAAAATCAGTTCGCTCACTTCGCCGTCGCTTACGGTTGAATACTGTTTGCAGTTAAATGAGATTATCTTTCCAAAATGAGAGATGAGATGGAAATTTTGACGAAAAATATCAGAAGAAAGTCCCTCCATCACGTAGCGATTCCTGTCAAACGAACTTTCTACGAGAAAAAATTAGATCACTCGAAGTAGCGCGCCACGAACACTTCCTGACAATCgaagtgcattatgggtaaacaataggtaaacaaaacaaatcagcgaccatcaAACTCATTTATTCAGATATATACTTTCGCAAATCTGAGGGTATAAACAAAGTATACGGCTGGTGTTTTTTTTGTTAACGCGTCACTTACGTATTAAATAATTTTGTAGCAATGCCATGGTTTTGCATTTCGGTGTTGTGCCGAAAACAGTGTCCCTGAGCACGCCTGCCTACGAAACCGGGTGCAACGGCATTTCTTTTCGTTGTTTAAAAATCATAAATGACATTTCTGTAACTGCGGGGTCacgattatttaaaattattttaatatgCTATTTCAAATAAGTGTTTAAAATGCATTAGCCTGACAATCCGTTATGCCTCAGTAGCCTAGAATGTTGTAGACAGTATGTATGTATTTGTAAATTTAAGAAAAAAGAAAACGTAAAACGCGAATCTATTTGTCACATTTGTGACCTAAAACCACCGTTTTTACAACGAGGGTGCTTGTTTTCAACAGAGCACCTCTTCGGGCGGCGGACAAACTGTGTAGAGAGAGGCGGAGCTTCAGTTTGAGCCAAAATGGCAACGTACGGACACCAGTTTCACACTTTGCACTGATTCTTCAGAACAGCTAGTAAGCTAACTAGCACACCGACAACGCGGAACCGCACAGACCCGAGGCATAGCTGAATATGGCCGAACATGAGCCGCAGGAAGGCGAACAGGTAGTTGACGAGCGATGGAACAAATAGCTCCGATCACCGAGTGTGGTTTTAACCTCTTAATTCTCTGTTGGGGCAGGAACTTGAAAAGACAATCGAAGAGATCAGGCTGAGATTCAAGAATGAGTTACTCAAAGGTAACAGACACGGTGGATAAGGTGTCAGTGACTCTGGTCACTTTTATTTACAGTTGGGTGTTTGCTGGCTGCCTCCTGGTTTCTGGGTAGTCCGACACAATAAAATAGATCAAATGTGTTGTAGGGCTGCTTAGAGCTCAGTAAGATGAAACAGAGAAGTTAACTAATATGTAATAATAACGAAATATGACCATCAGGCTGTTTATCACACTTAAACGTTTTAAGCGTGAAACCATTTGGTTGGAAAAATTGAACcctattttttatatatttaaaaaCTGAAAGTCACGTGATttgtgtcattgtttacagatacaaCAGAGAAATATGACCCCAGGGACGTGGAGAGGCTTCTTAAGGACAATGCTCTGGTGGAGAGCTACCTGGCATGGAGACTAAACGTTGTTGATGATGCCTTGAAGATGATCGATGAGAGCCTTCAGTGGAGAAGGGAATTTGGTGTAAATGGTGAGTTGTTATTATtacgttttttttaaatcacTGGTGATGTAATAGGTACTGTGTGCATTGCAAGTTTTTACCCACAATAACATTCAGTTGTGACTTTGGCGTGTGCAAATGAAAGTGAAAATTCCCCCCAGGGTTGTCTAAACATGCTGAACACAAATCAGAAAACAGTTACGTACGTAAAAGAAAAATTCTGCAAGTCTCAATCCGGCTTTTCCTGAAAGCAGAAATGTTGCAGGCTTGCTATCAGTGGCTGGCTTGTGCTTATCGGACAACAACACAGAGTCCCTTTGTGTGTTTAACACCCATATCTCCATACATAAGTTGCCCCCAGAGAACAATGTGCTCAGTCTCTCCTCAGAAATTTGAAAGACTTGTTGTTTGCTGGCCTTTAATCCGGCAAATTCTATTTGTCAGCCAGTTGTTTTTTTagaaaatgtgatttattttgaGCCGTCATGATCTCAGGCCAAGCACGACTTGGTCCTCATGCTGTTGGTTCTTTATTTGAACTGAATAGCTGATAACAAGTGTCCTTTTAACTTTAGATTTAGTCATTTTTTAGCTCAAAGTACTGATATTTCAGAATGAATGTGTTGCTTGTCAGCTTTCCtttatcttttgtgttgttttcagATCTTACTGAAAGCGTAATTCCAAAATGGATGTTTGAAACCGGTGCTGTCTACCTCCACGGCTATGACAAAGAAGGAAATAAACTCTGTAAGTACATGTGCTTATTACTGTCTTACCCATTTGTTACTTTCTgccttaaaaaataaataaataaaccaacgTGTCCGTGTGTTTAGTCTGGTTTAAGGTGAAGCTGCACGTCAAGGATGCAAAAACCGCCCTGGACAAGAAGAAGTACGTGGCCTTCTGGCTGGAGCGATACGCCAAGAAGGAACCCGGGATGCTTCTTACCGTTGTGTTCGACATGTCGGAGTCTGGCTACAGCAACATAGTACGCTCCTTTTTCTGTGTTATGGTGTTGCACACACTCGGCTGCTCTTTAATGGTTTAACACTTTGGAGATTAAAGTAACCTTTAAATCCTGATGGTCATTTGGAGTAGGGCTGTCTAATCCGTTGACTCGCTTTGTCACAGGCGTCGGCTCCTTCGCCGAGCTCTCTGTGAGCGTATTCGCTCTTTTACAGGAGAAACGGCTCAATTAAATGCAAATAAACCAACACCGAGCAAAAGCAGGAAGGGAAACATCTttgaagctctgatattaaatgaGCTGGGTAGGTTTTCAGCTCAGGAGGCTGTCGTGTTTGGGTTTTATTGGACCACGGTGCTAGCTGGACGATGAGAAGTCGGTATGATCTCATTAAGGATAGGAGAGGGTGTCCTGCATAGCAACAAGGCATCGAGGCATTTATGGGTTATGGGGTGAAAACGTCTTTCCTGTTGACACTTTGACCTTTTGTGGGAACTTTTGAATTAGCATAAAACACCAAAGTAAATGAAATTCATCCTTTCATCAGAAATTATTTTAAAGGTAGGTAACATAGGGAATTTGCCAGGCTTATACAGAAAAAGGTTCAggatttaatttgtttttatttaaaaatatgagcaCAGTGAGTTATTTTTCTGCCGTTCTAGTGAGGGTGAGAGCGTCAGTCAAATGAGTTTGAGTGAATTTTCATTTACTCATAAGTGGGTCACTTCAGATGTAGTGGTGGTTAAAAGAGAACGGTAACTGCAATAGGGGTCCCTTTAATAATGTTActgagtgcattattaagcaataataaacaattaaataagGTGTTCACAACTACCTAATACTAATTTTAacattaagtaatgcattactaattaGACCCTCCCTGGCCCTTTATCCTAGCCTTAAGGACACTAATAGTTAACAGTATCAGGAATGTTAATAAAAGGATCCTTTATTTATTAATGCATAATAATGCAATATTTGTTCATTCATATTTTAGTCCTGAAGAATTTGGTTGCAAATCTCTTTTTTAATGCttttgtgcatgcgtgcgtgtttgtgtgtgtgtgtgtgtgtgtgtttttaggacATGGACTTTGTAAAGTACATCGTTAATTGCTTCAAAGTGTATTATCCAAAGTTTCTATGTAAGTGGAAATTgtttaaactaaaaacaaatttcagattattatttattttgagtcGGATTAAGAAATTTAAAgccttgactttgtttttgtcCTTTTAGCCAAAATGATCATAGTGGATATGCCGTGGATCATGAACGGTAAGAGCCGAAGCCCTGTTTGTGATCGGTATTATTATATTTATGTTCATGAACGACTTGGAAAACTTTTCCCACAGCTGCTTGGAAGATTGTGAAGACGTGGTTGGGTCCAGAAGCCATCAGCAAACTCAAGTTTGCCTCCAAATCTGAGGTCCAGACGTTCATTGATCCAGAGTACCTGCCTCCTCACATGGGTGGAACGGTATGCCCTTCCTCCCAAAAATCATCACCAAATGGCTTCAGATTATTTAATTTTCTgacattaaaggttgaatatggaacacgaacaccaataCAAAGTGACATCTAGCGTGTGGAGAGTGTAGTTGCGACAattgaacaaggtttccagccgtcaGGATACCAGGTTCGCTGTCGATACATGAAAttgtttatttgggtccatctgttgtaggatTCACCTAAAATGGTTTTGGAACTGTTATAGTTGCTCTTTCGCTGAGAAGGATAATGACATCTTCTGGGTTCAGAAGCAGCTGTTTGACTTGCAGAGTCCACCATTTTCCACTGTTTGGCAAATCGCaacggtgccctctattggctggtagatgtaaacataaacctagTGCCGTAcccatcaaaataaatatttgattatctatttattaaattatagttaaaaaaaactttatcttTATTCTTCAAACCTCTCAGTGCCCCGtaaaagtgtatatatatatacatacatacaaataCTTCTACCCTAACTTGTTCCATATGCAACCTTTTAAGAGAAGATTTAGTGGCTTGTAGTTTTAGGGGAACTCCATTAAAATTATGACGTGTTTAAACAcgcatttgtgtttttatgtaaacatttctgtgtactgatggaacccATAATAAATCATTTATTTTTTGCTCTTATGAGTATGGAAGAGGATTGGTTTCACTGAAAAAGAATAGAAGGAAAGAAaaataattctgactttaatgtCAGTAATCAAAAGtcagaattatttctttttttctaTATTTTGTAATAATTATTAGATTATTAAAGAGAAAGGGCCGTGTTCACCTCTAGAGCTGTGGAAAACACCAAAGTGATGCTGCTCATTTATCTTCTACAGAGATAAAAGTTTTATATTTATTTCTTCTTATTCCCGGCATCCATCTTTCTGTTTGTTTAAGTGCAACTTTAGACTGTGTTTATCAGAGCCTTAACCCTTAAAGAGCCACGCTTTAGTCGTAAACTAGACGCTGTCACATTCCAGGACCCCTTCAAGTATACCTACCCACCTCTGCCCGACGACGACTTCCAAACGCCCATCTGTGACAACGGACCTATCATCAGTGACGACGACACGGAGAGCACCATCACCCTGGAACCCAGCAGCACCTCTGAGCTTGTGCCAAAGTCCAAAAAGGTAAATTTGTCTGTCATCCTTTTACATACTTACTGTTTATGCTCATCAGATCACATCCAAACTCCTGCCCTGCTTTTGTTTAGGCTGAACGTCAGATTCCACTGATATGGGAATCATTAAGCTCCTAACTGTTGTTCCTTGTGGAGCTTTTTAAAGCCAACAGATCCCTCAAAAGACCTGCTCCTCCGGCGGTCTGTTACTTTAAGCCCCTCCATGCTGTCACTAAGTTCTCCTCCTAGGCAGCCTCGCCACTAAAACAACCCAAAGACGGAATATTTTACAGCTGCCGTCACCTTCTTCTCAGACTGGTGCCACTGTGCTGCGTGGCAGCTATAGCCGGCCTGCAGCTTATGCCACTTATGGCTCAGATTCAGTTCAGGACTAGTCAGCCCTCAGATTataatcattgtagcttcttttcTGCAGACTGGACAGTTAGGAATTCATCTGCAGTCCACCACATCTGCTTTAATCCATCACCCAAAGCTACAACCGCTAGCTTCCTGTAGCGACCAAACAAcagcctaatgggccattcccatctgtaccgggtcggcccgggccgggtagcgtaggttgtttacatatctgggtggcctggtatttttccgggccaaccaaggctcattctcagccctcttctcgagggggtctgcttcaggccgaccagggccaacacgcccactgctgacagcaaattcacaccttccattagagcaagcctctgattggtgggtagaatcagcccacatgggcttaaggcaaggatgtgtggaatcaaccgggccaggctggggccgactggggctacccggcccgggccgacccggtacagatgggaatggcccataattgtTAAGCAACACTGGCTATGCAGGAGAGATTATAGTTTACAGTTAACCTGGCAGTAATAAGGGCTGGTTTTATGCCTCTGCTGTAGAACAGGAAGTCATCtcttctatttttatttttttagtttttgtaGTTTTATTCAGGTCTCTGGTCTTGAATCGATGTGTTTACGTTTATTTTAAAAAGTCAAACTGCATTGCTACCATCAGCTGACTAGGTGGCAAGTGCTGCTGGGAAGAAGATGTTTTTCAACCTAACCTGTCAAAATGAACTTACACAATCACTCtgatgtgacccccccccccccacacacacacacacacacacacacacccatccatcTCTAAAGGACGGAGTCCTTAAACCAGCTGAAAGTCTTGTATTTAATAAAAACAGAGCAGACATTTTGGTCAGGAACTTCCTCATTCATGGTTTTAGTGTCACAGACCTTCTGCTTCATCACTTCCTTCTAAACCCAAACTTTGTTTCTCTTTTTTAACACGTGTGGAAGTTTTTCTTCTAGTTGGATGACAGAGACGCTCTTTTTCTGGGAGTTTTGCCGGTATATATTTTTATTCACAGGTCAACCAGCGGTGTCACCTGCCCTTTGTTTTCCCCCTCATGTTGTTTCTGGGAGCGGTGACTAAAACTCCGGTAAAGTACTAACCTATGACGGGCCTGTCTGAATGCATTCCACCCAGTGTTCCTGCTCCAGGTCCGCCTCGTCTAAATAAATCAAGCTCTCCACTTCTCCATCACCACCTTGTATAGACTTATCCACCCGGGTTGAAGTCCTCCCCCAAGTTCCAGGAAGCAACATGGCTGatgactgaatggaagctaacttcctctctctctctctttttttttctctttttttttttttttttttttctgaaacaagGACCGCGGGTGATAAGGCAGTGTGGGATCACAGCAGCAGGCAGGAGCTCAGAGTCGGGATGATCTCTGCAGACTGGAAAGGCAGGTGTGCTCAGGTGACTCGCACCATTGTGAGCACACCTTCCTCACGGTCACCTGACGCTGACGCTGCCACCAACTCCTTGACATTTTCTTGGCCTGTCATGGATCTTACATTTCTGTCCCCACAGTTCAAGCACAACATTTCTGACACTCGAAGAGAAGCGTGCCTCAGTGGCAGGCTGCTGATTATTTGCACATTGATCGCTGATGAAAGCGAGATTTCAAAGTTTAATTAGCTCTTAGAGAAATACTGTCCCCCAACAATTTCACACTATTTGTATCGTCTAACTTCATATTTTAATAACTGCTAAGATAATTACTGTTCTATTTCAGTAGACCCAAGTTATTAACCCACAAGCAATTAATCTGAAACTACGTCTGCCATCTCGGCAACTTTTTAATGAGCGCCTCCTGTGCCCTTGTCCTCTTAACACAAACTCTAACCAAGTCTGGGACTGGACACCTTCAATCTTGTAGACAATCTTGTATTTGTGCCTTAAATTGTATTGCAATTATTATTTTTGTAATCAATTACAATCAAAGCATCAATCATTTCTTGTCCTTGCATTTGAAATCGTACACAAAGTGTGTAAATCAGCCGAGTTCTGTCATTTTCAATGTCGTTTTTATTTCTCTGGGCAATGATTTTAGTGTTATAGGATTTGTTTCTCGTAATAAACCAAGTATTTGTTCTTTATTAATCCGAAATTAAGTTTTAAATCAGTGTTAGAATCTGTTATTTTTCTTACTAATGTACTTTTAATTCCAGTGTCTGTATTAAACTGCACTCTATCTCAAATTCTGAACTAACTTGAGGATATTTTCTACTGACAACATGATTGTGTTAACCCTGCTCttgaaaatgaataaatagtCATTTTAACAGAAGATGGTGTCTTTTTGGGGGGATCTTGGGAGTAGTTGCATGACAGAGCCGTTTAATTAGGCTGGAACGTTTTATTGCTGATTAAAGGAGAATATCTGTTTCCCCTCTGAGACGACGGTTTCTATCACACATCTGGTTGGTTCAGCACTTCCTCTGACCTGCTCTCTTTTACTCCCATCTCACATCATTAATAACCTATAGTACATTCTGTGGTGGAAGTgacacttccttaaattgacctgCTTCGTTCCTAATAGGTCAAGTCAACGCGGTTTCTTTCACAATCCCATCAGGCTTTGCGCGGTTGTCTCCCAGCAGATTTGGGCTAAAGTTCGGGAGTGTTTTGCTGATGCAAAATCTCCCACGTCTGAGCGATCTTGTGACTTTTACCCTGTTTGAACCACTCGTATTCAAGGAGGGGATCGTACTTTTTTGTCTTTATTAAAGTCACGAGTTTGTGGGTTATTTCGGTTTGGTTTTACTGGGCAGGCTTGTTGTTGTGGAGGTCATTTGGAACAAAGGTCAGGAGTAATTATAGGAGTTTCCCAATAAAGATTCAACTATCATAACGTCTATGTTCATCTACTATTACAGAAGATTGCCATGGTATCTGCTAACTGATAGCTGATTGATTTCCTTTTGTACAAACAGCCATTTGAAGGTCACACGACCATCCCGCCACTTTTATATTCGGCTTTTGTAATGCTCTTTGGAAGATAAGATGGGATGAAGTGTCTTTACTGCACTCTAAAGTCcaaaaatgtttaatttattGATACAATGTTTATACTCGTCCCTTTTCTTGTTTTATAACAATGTAATAAAAATTACTCTGAAGGTTTTTCACCATTGAACCTTGTGGGTGGGACCACCAGGACCATTCCCATTACAAAATACTATTCAAAGATCACTATTTCACAGATTTTCTCCCCAGAAAGGCCCATTTAGTTATTTTCCATTTGCTAATGAAACACTTTTTGCTGTTTTAGGTGAATTTCCTGGAGGACAGTCTGAAGTCGGATGTCAGCGAGAAAGTAGACACAAATGTTCGAGTCAAAGGAGCCAGGAAGCCACAGACCACCTTCAAAGGTCCTCTTCTAGATGTTAGGTAGGTCCACCTGCTTCCACAGACAAACACTTTGTCtgtagtagggctgctcaattaattgaattttaatcccaattatgatctgagttttgaacgattataaaaacaaaacaagccgattatttgctcctcccacatgcgctgccctgagttgcaaatgaagcg
This sequence is a window from Nothobranchius furzeri strain GRZ-AD chromosome 14, NfurGRZ-RIMD1, whole genome shotgun sequence. Protein-coding genes within it:
- the mospd2 gene encoding motile sperm domain-containing protein 2, translated to MAEHEPQEGEQELEKTIEEIRLRFKNELLKDTTEKYDPRDVERLLKDNALVESYLAWRLNVVDDALKMIDESLQWRREFGVNDLTESVIPKWMFETGAVYLHGYDKEGNKLFWFKVKLHVKDAKTALDKKKYVAFWLERYAKKEPGMLLTVVFDMSESGYSNIDMDFVKYIVNCFKVYYPKFLSKMIIVDMPWIMNAAWKIVKTWLGPEAISKLKFASKSEVQTFIDPEYLPPHMGGTDPFKYTYPPLPDDDFQTPICDNGPIISDDDTESTITLEPSSTSELVPKSKKVNFLEDSLKSDVSEKVDTNVRVKGARKPQTTFKGPLLDVSPAEELIFGSGETERKSLIILNNVTKNQVAFKVRTTAPEKYRVKPSSSSCEPGASVDIVVSLHGGCQASPQDRFLIMAAEMETAGSQELTQFWKEVPKTKIMEHRLRCHSLDVVKPAVNLPRESLFDASNGGQQEVSTALMRVMACNSRLEQKLNSCLWLQKVLTGMVLILVALNLLCLYLLGTAPRTS